The sequence TTGATCACATAGGACAGTAAtgacaaaatgtaattttatgtcaacaacatttttacaataaatattGTGCGaaaattgttattggttattaCTAGTgggtaaaaaataattttataaatatgaattcaaattagaactaataactaccggccaattaaaatttattaggAAAGTATGATATACGTTTTCTTACTTGGTAAACGGGTGTAGTTTTACTTCCTCATCATGCTTCACACCCGATCCCACCTCATCCAACCAGAACAACCGGTAAAGTACAACAAAATAGACCGGGAACGAAAAAATTGAAAGCTGCACAGTACAgatcagcaaaaaaaaaaaaaaaaaaacgtaagaATAACGGAAATGAGTACCAAGTCAACACGTGTCATAACCGGCAACTCCCGGTAACCGGTTATCTCCCATAACGGCGAACCTCTCTAGCTCAGCTCCTTTTTATGTGGGCCCCCCACAACCCATCTCTCCTACAAAACCCAAAGActtcaattgttaaaaaaaaaaaaaaaaaattataataaagagGGACCTCTTAAAAAGATTTTAGCTCCAAAGCTCAGAAGCAAAAGCTTAAGCTTCCCTCTGATCTGCTGAGAGAATCCAAAAGGACCAAacaattaaagagagagagagagagaaacacacacacaaaagaaagagaaataagaacAACACGAACGCGAACGCGAACGTGAAGAGTGTTttctgtttgtgtttgtgtttgtatatgagttttggttaaatttgaaaaattccAATCAAgtcctcttttattttctccgtctatttttcttcttatccAATCAATCAGTAAGTCCCTTACATTATCATTCCCTTTCTTTACCTTccccactctttttttttttttttttcttcattttttttttctctcatgctttcaacaacaacagcaacataaaaaaacaaatactatATAATTAGAacaattattttaatcattaacACCAAATCATACTCTATACGGATCTAAttttcgtttttcttttttatcatcagatcgTTTCCAGAAACtttctctcccaaaaaaaaacttcttctCCTCTAATCATCACGCAAAccaatatagttttttttttctctcttttggttGTCAGATCTAATATAATTCATTCTTCGAAATCTTGTTACAGCttctcaaactttttttttttttcccggaaaatgaaataaaatttacatacatatatttttgttgctgctgttgttgttgttgctggtGAAATTGAAAGAATTCGAAAGGCGtaattgaaagagaaagagaaagagaaagaaagataatgTTGGAAGGTCGGTGTATATTCTCACGGGCGTTTTCGAGTGGCTGTGAGTCTGAAACTAACTGGCCTTTCATGACTTACCATAAGCTCGAAATCACAGCCGGAGGAGTAAAGCGTTCATTGGAAATGGACGGTGgtagtagtggtggtggtggtggtgatggtatCGACCACCTTCGTCACCGGAAGAAGAAGGCTTCTTCTAAGCCGTTGGATTATCGCGAGCAGCCAATTTCAACAGTTCTCGCTTCGGTTTCTCTCAATTTGAATCCGAATCCGAATGAGAGCAGTAGTAACaattcatcattatcattatcatcttcatcttcgTCTTCGTCGTCGTCGTCTTCGCCTTCGGATGCGAGTTCGGATTCTTTAATCAATTCAATTGGTCGAGAGATTTCGATCAGCTGCCTAATTCGATGTTCCCGGTCGAACTACGGTTTGATTGCTTCGTTGAACCGGGGATTCCGGTCCTTGGTTCGGAGCGGCGACCTCTACAAGCTGCGGCGGTTGAACGGTGTGATTGAGCATTGGATTTACTTCTCTTGTGACTTGCTCGATTGGGAAGCGTTTGATCCAATTATGCACAGGTGGATGCATTTGCCGAGAATGACCTCTCATGAATGCTCATTCATGTGGTCTGACAAGGAGTCATTGGCGGTTGGGACTGAGCTTCTCGTGTTCGGCAAGGAGGTCACCTCTCATGTAATCTACGCGTACAGTATTTTGACGAATTCTTGGACCTCCGGAATGAGCATGAatgctccgaggtgtttgttcGGCTCCGCCAGTCTCGGCGAGAAAGCGATTCTAGCAGGCGGGTGTGACTCGCAAGGGAAGATATTGGATTCCGCGGAGTTGTACAATTCGGAGACGAAGACTTGGGAGACTCTGCCGCGGATGAAGAAGCCGAGGAAGATGTGTTCCGGCGTGTTCATGGATGAGAAGTTTTATGTGATTGGGGGAATTGGAGGACCCGATTCCAAGGTTCTTTCGTGTGGAGAAGAGTATGATTTGGTGACGAGGGAATGGACGGAGATTCCTAACATGTCGCCGGCGAGGAATGGTTCGTCAGGTGATAATGAGGGGCAGGGTCAGGGGCAGGGGCAGGGGCAGGCAGCAGCAGCCGCGGCGCCGCCTTTGGTGGCGGTGGTGAACAATGAGCTCTACGCAGCTGATTATGCTGAAAGTGAAGTGAGGAAGTATGATAAGGGGAGGAGAGTGTGGGTTACAGTTGGGAGATTGCCCGAGAGAGCGGGTTCGATGAATGGTTGGGGGCTTGCATTTAAAGCTTGTGGTGACCAGCTTATAGTAATCGGAGGACCTCGGGCATTGGCTGAAGGTTTCATAGAGCTCAACTCGTGGAAACCAAGTGATGGCCCTCCACAGTGGAACTTGCTTGCGAGAAAGCAGTCAGTTAATTTTGTCTATAATTGTGCTGTGATGGGATGCTGATGAAAGGAACAAAGagttgggaaattttttttgctcacaaaatgaaaatgtacaAGATTGGGTTTGTCCTTCCATACAGGAGTCTTTGctaattggtaaaatttcaccccccccacccccacactTCTATCTGTTTTTTAAGATCATTTCCCATTTGGGGTTGGGGAAAGAATTTCAGATTTTGCTCAAGATTCAATAGAATGTTTCTTTCCAAACTTttgtttatgctttttttttcttcttcttctttcattgaATTTATATCTTCCCCCCATTTTTAGTGACATGAGAAATCTCAAAAGTTGCTGTCATGTAGCACAGGATTTTAGATTCAATAATTTGAAATACCAACACATTGGTAGGTTGTCATCAGTGTTTGCtgaatctttttttcttttttcttttttaatttttattataaagaaaacagAATTTAGTTACATGGGTTTTCATGATCCTTAATCTTCTTGCTATTGTCTTCAAGGAAGAAAATAAGGTCTGAGAGGTTGTTATTCTGGACATTAGCATTATGTACTGATCAAAATTATTGTTGCAATCAATGAGCTGTATATTTTCAGCCTTCTTCTTTTCAATTTATTGTGTCCTCATGAGGCCTTTGTCATTGAtcatattttttagttattgtttGCTCAGGAACAGAAtgtggtttttattttggttcctCCAGATAGAATTAACATGAGGTGTTCATTTCTGATATGATCAAGTAAGATGCAATCTTCACATAGATTTGCTTATTCTCTTATATTATTTCCCGATATTATCtgatttattaaataaatgaagTTGTGAGTTGAAAGAGGGTAATATTTCAACTTTAACAActttgataacaaaaaaaaaaaaaaaatcatactcaGATGAAAATTCTTCAGTAGTAAAAGCACTGATGGAAAGATTTAGTATATTATACTCCCCCTCCCCCGAAAGAAAATCCTtcatttcatttgtgtgattcaTATCAACTAGTCTTTGCAGGAAAATTAACTTCAAGCGCATTTATTTTGCTGTTAAAGTTTTGAATTTCCTGACATGTTTTACATTCTAATGTTCAGTAGTGTAAAATGAATGTACCGATAGCTCTTGGCTAACAAGAGAGATACTGTTACAATTAAAAGATGCCTAGACATACATTGAAGCATTGATGATTGACAATGATAGAATATTATAGTATGAATTGTCATTTATAAttgagtttcatttttttttaaatgtttgcatattttttggtgaaatactttttctttcataaatgTAAATTTGTCAAGTCCCAACTGTAGATTAAGGCCCCTGGAACACCCCATACACTTGACTAGTTATCATAACATGAAAAAAGAATAGCTCTTGTAACTTGTTAAAACGAATCCCTTGTCCTTGAGAAGAAAATGGATTTTATCAAGGAAATTggaatttaatgattttctCTTAGTAAAAAGCTTTTAGAATCCCagattactaaaaaaataatgaagaagaagtagaaaacatgattttggcatacCTTTTCTGGGTTAGTATAATTATGACAGATTACATTAATGTGCTGTATAACTTTAAACTCACTGTGaacttgaaagaaaattttaaaagagacATGACCTAGTATGGGTAACTGAAAGTTCAATAGGGTTGCCAGTGAGCTATAGTTCAATTGGCACTTCCTTCTTCCATAATAATTAGTTGGAGGGTGAGTCATGGGTTAAAGATCCATTGGTAGTGTGtgtaaattactaattaaaaaaaaggtggaaTAGGGCTACCCTTATGAATTTGGAGATGACTGTGTAACCTTTATTATTTCAAAGTTGGGAGGGTTAAGGCTAAATTTCATAATAGATGACTTCACAACCTTGTGAGTGatatgttagaaatactaagaAATGTTAGGAAACATGTGACAGAATAGACATCAAACTTCACTTCTGTTCTATGGGGAATATGGCAAAAAACTATGTCAGTGACTCAGAAAAGAGATTAGGTGTGGTGAAGAAAGTaagcaaataattaatcaattattttataactgGCAGGGGTAGGACATTAGGATGAAGCATTTTTATATGGGTTCCCATTTTCTTGGTAGGAGTAGAATAATAGGGCTGGTTTTAACATAGATGTGATGGGGATGAATGATTTGGGTGAAGGAGAGTGTGACAAAGGTAAGCTTTGAACTTTTTTATGGTACAAatgttaaaagtaaaataaaataa comes from Castanea sativa cultivar Marrone di Chiusa Pesio chromosome 3, ASM4071231v1 and encodes:
- the LOC142628183 gene encoding F-box/kelch-repeat protein SKIP11-like, with the translated sequence MLEGRCIFSRAFSSGCESETNWPFMTYHKLEITAGGVKRSLEMDGGSSGGGGGDGIDHLRHRKKKASSKPLDYREQPISTVLASVSLNLNPNPNESSSNNSSLSLSSSSSSSSSSSSPSDASSDSLINSIGREISISCLIRCSRSNYGLIASLNRGFRSLVRSGDLYKLRRLNGVIEHWIYFSCDLLDWEAFDPIMHRWMHLPRMTSHECSFMWSDKESLAVGTELLVFGKEVTSHVIYAYSILTNSWTSGMSMNAPRCLFGSASLGEKAILAGGCDSQGKILDSAELYNSETKTWETLPRMKKPRKMCSGVFMDEKFYVIGGIGGPDSKVLSCGEEYDLVTREWTEIPNMSPARNGSSGDNEGQGQGQGQGQAAAAAAPPLVAVVNNELYAADYAESEVRKYDKGRRVWVTVGRLPERAGSMNGWGLAFKACGDQLIVIGGPRALAEGFIELNSWKPSDGPPQWNLLARKQSVNFVYNCAVMGC